Proteins from one Aquicoccus sp. G2-2 genomic window:
- a CDS encoding SMC family ATPase — translation MRPIRLKMTAFGPYAGTEVVDFTAALDAGIFGIYGETGAGKTTVFDGISFALFGQSSGAERSAEDMVCHHAHATDSTEVELVFDLGNERYVVRRIPKQERAARRGSGTTTEPHQAYLFRATGMSLEEIAGGKDGEVIAEKQVNKVDAEIETLLGYNAAQFRQIVLLPQGDFRKILTATNDERSPILKRLFDVRLYESFVERIKRDATALYREITEERVRRETHLGDQTEEDLVEAIRAMSEEIATLEGTVKSEIETLLLCQKALSAGERLAEKFAARALAKDEESTLLSEAETIKESKSRLTKARAAQTVLVAEAAMRSAGEEAKASQTRHAMAKDALTSARSAFTSAKEALARTDRQKEDRDAALARVQELERFERTLGQARNLLAVLEAVKAKTKSAAEKQEAAEGKRKDGDQALAALRNLQKEQPAQARAVHEAGSALSMLEREAEALSRFEIAKSRRDLQAGEVERLENEHKERSGHLDACKVALERAEQDLTDIQALHVARKLLPGEPCPACGSRDHPDPATGDPESQGRHDQFERATQDLRAAERDEVEARTAFAAAKSTLTEKQTELDALDRPERDRQSLDPALAEARGKKATLESDTRFADLEDKIAAAEVSFEEANSRYERTRQELSEARDAETRANTSYETVLREVPENWRQGDGLEKALRAAVAKRDELVAAHDKAVNDEKTAAIELSGAEEGVTGAAASTDRTELAFSNAKAEFVERLSAAGLDETSFEFAKTDVPQCELLEEQINSYNQRVAANKAQLERLAKEIGDKSSPDIEALAAAKDSAQSKLESSQQTLTRSKRDLEAKLETHRKVQALSTRISALEAKYGPVGGLSDLVNGNNDRKVRLPDFAIAAMFDEVLVAANQRLGPMTGGRYQLLRPDDVVGGRQKRGLDIAVFDANTEKPRPTKTLSGGEGFQASLALALGLSDVVQQNSGGIKLDAIFIDEGFGTLDEDTLNTALETLYELTNDKRSVGLISHTEQVKSMITEGFDIEVTPSGSHIRPRRSAA, via the coding sequence ATGAGGCCGATCCGATTGAAGATGACTGCGTTCGGTCCCTATGCCGGAACCGAGGTCGTCGACTTTACCGCCGCCCTCGATGCGGGAATTTTCGGCATCTACGGGGAGACTGGCGCCGGCAAGACGACGGTTTTTGACGGTATCTCCTTCGCACTGTTCGGACAGTCGTCGGGAGCCGAGCGCTCGGCCGAGGACATGGTGTGCCACCATGCCCACGCGACGGATAGTACGGAGGTCGAGCTCGTCTTCGATCTCGGAAACGAACGCTACGTCGTGAGACGCATCCCGAAGCAAGAGAGGGCGGCTCGCCGTGGATCGGGTACCACGACCGAACCGCACCAGGCATACCTGTTCCGGGCGACCGGTATGTCGCTGGAAGAGATCGCTGGAGGCAAGGACGGCGAAGTCATCGCCGAGAAACAGGTCAACAAGGTCGATGCCGAGATCGAGACGCTTCTCGGCTACAACGCTGCACAGTTTCGTCAGATCGTTTTGCTACCCCAAGGAGACTTCCGAAAGATCCTGACAGCGACAAACGACGAGCGCTCGCCAATCCTCAAGCGCCTTTTCGATGTTCGCCTCTATGAGAGTTTTGTCGAACGCATCAAACGTGATGCCACGGCGCTGTACCGTGAGATCACCGAGGAACGCGTCCGCCGCGAAACGCATCTGGGCGATCAGACCGAGGAAGACTTGGTCGAGGCGATCCGCGCGATGAGCGAGGAGATCGCGACCCTCGAAGGGACCGTGAAATCCGAGATAGAGACGTTGCTATTATGTCAAAAGGCACTGTCCGCGGGAGAGAGGCTAGCTGAAAAGTTCGCGGCGCGGGCTTTGGCCAAGGATGAGGAGTCCACCCTCCTCTCCGAAGCCGAAACGATCAAGGAGAGCAAGTCGCGCCTGACCAAGGCCCGGGCTGCACAGACTGTATTGGTCGCCGAGGCTGCGATGCGATCCGCGGGCGAGGAGGCAAAAGCCTCTCAGACTAGACACGCAATGGCGAAAGACGCTCTGACATCCGCCCGGTCAGCATTCACTTCGGCCAAGGAGGCGCTCGCTCGGACCGACCGACAGAAGGAAGACCGTGATGCAGCCCTCGCGCGGGTGCAGGAACTGGAGCGCTTCGAAAGGACGCTCGGCCAAGCTCGCAATCTGCTCGCGGTCCTGGAGGCAGTGAAAGCGAAGACCAAATCGGCAGCTGAGAAACAGGAGGCAGCGGAAGGCAAACGGAAGGATGGCGACCAGGCTCTTGCGGCACTCCGCAACCTCCAGAAGGAGCAACCGGCCCAAGCGCGCGCCGTTCACGAGGCAGGAAGTGCTCTGTCCATGCTGGAACGCGAGGCCGAGGCACTGTCTCGGTTTGAGATTGCCAAGTCCCGGCGCGATCTGCAGGCGGGCGAAGTCGAACGGCTGGAGAATGAGCATAAAGAGCGGAGCGGCCATCTTGATGCCTGCAAGGTCGCGTTGGAACGCGCCGAACAGGATCTGACCGACATACAGGCTCTTCACGTGGCCAGGAAACTGCTTCCAGGGGAACCTTGTCCTGCCTGTGGTTCGCGGGATCACCCCGATCCGGCAACCGGTGATCCGGAGAGTCAAGGTCGTCACGATCAATTTGAAAGAGCGACACAAGACCTTCGCGCCGCAGAGCGTGATGAGGTGGAAGCAAGGACGGCATTTGCTGCGGCGAAGTCCACGCTAACTGAAAAACAGACAGAACTCGACGCCCTCGATCGCCCAGAGCGGGACCGACAGAGCCTTGATCCCGCCCTGGCGGAAGCACGTGGCAAAAAAGCCACCTTGGAATCAGACACCAGATTTGCCGATCTCGAAGACAAGATTGCCGCGGCTGAAGTGTCCTTCGAGGAGGCAAACTCTCGCTATGAGCGGACACGTCAAGAACTCTCGGAGGCCCGGGACGCTGAGACGCGAGCAAATACTTCCTACGAGACCGTTCTTCGAGAGGTGCCCGAAAATTGGCGACAGGGAGACGGTTTGGAAAAAGCGCTGCGGGCTGCGGTTGCCAAACGGGACGAACTGGTTGCTGCCCATGACAAGGCCGTGAACGACGAAAAGACTGCTGCGATCGAACTAAGCGGCGCCGAGGAAGGGGTCACGGGCGCTGCAGCGAGTACAGACCGAACGGAGCTGGCGTTCTCCAACGCCAAGGCTGAATTTGTCGAGCGGCTTAGCGCGGCCGGACTGGATGAGACCAGTTTTGAGTTTGCAAAGACTGACGTGCCGCAGTGCGAGCTGCTCGAGGAGCAGATCAACTCGTACAACCAGCGCGTAGCGGCCAACAAAGCTCAGCTTGAGAGATTGGCAAAAGAGATCGGCGACAAAAGCTCCCCAGACATTGAGGCACTGGCGGCCGCCAAAGATTCCGCGCAGTCGAAGCTGGAAAGTAGTCAGCAGACCCTGACACGTAGCAAACGCGACCTGGAGGCGAAGCTCGAGACGCACCGGAAGGTGCAAGCACTCTCCACCCGCATCTCTGCCCTCGAGGCGAAATACGGCCCAGTCGGCGGGCTATCGGACCTGGTCAACGGCAACAACGATCGGAAGGTTCGGCTCCCCGATTTCGCCATCGCGGCAATGTTCGACGAGGTTCTGGTCGCCGCCAATCAAAGGCTTGGGCCGATGACGGGTGGAAGGTACCAGCTCCTTCGGCCAGACGATGTTGTTGGCGGGCGGCAAAAGCGAGGGCTCGATATCGCCGTCTTCGACGCCAACACGGAAAAGCCGCGTCCGACCAAGACGCTGTCCGGCGGCGAAGGTTTTCAGGCGTCACTCGCCCTGGCTCTCGGTCTCTCCGATGTTGTTCAGCAGAACAGCGGCGGCATCAAGCTGGACGCGATTTTCATCGACGAAGGTTTCGGGACCTTGGACGAAGACACTCTGAACACGGCGCTTGAGACGCTCTACGAGCTGACCAATGACAAGAGGTCGGTAGGTCTGATCTCTCACACCGAACAGGTGAAATCCATGATCACTGAAG
- a CDS encoding exonuclease SbcCD subunit D produces the protein MRVLHTADWHLGKTLRGVSLHEDQAHVLDQVFRTVVDEAVELLLIAGDVYDKASPSETAMKLYSDFLERVHEETEAAIVVIAGNHDSGQRLGTASKLFDRRRILVRGPIERNEVPLILEDSHGKAAISALPYGEIYAARRAFDIEGIRSPEDVLRAQIEAAKAHVPEGARWIVVAHAFVTNCQPTESERRLSVGAVETVSAGIFDGAHYVALGHLHRPQTAGANTIRYSGSPLAFGFDEAGTTKSMTVFDLDGSGQVVDLRAVDFKPLRPVREVRGLLDGLVADAKANPSEDYIRAILLDEGALIEPAAQLRPHYPNILQTLRERRQDLVMSSAGRALSKLDDPVGVIGEFLTYVRGEDVTERETEVVKTVLDRPALEDMS, from the coding sequence ATGAGAGTTCTTCACACCGCAGACTGGCATCTGGGAAAGACCCTGAGGGGCGTGTCCTTGCACGAAGACCAGGCGCACGTTCTCGACCAGGTGTTCCGGACGGTGGTCGACGAGGCAGTGGAACTCCTGCTGATCGCCGGTGACGTCTACGACAAAGCGTCCCCGTCCGAGACTGCGATGAAGCTCTACAGCGACTTCCTGGAGCGTGTCCACGAGGAGACCGAAGCGGCGATCGTCGTGATTGCGGGCAACCACGACTCCGGTCAGCGGCTCGGTACGGCGTCCAAGCTTTTTGATCGCCGCCGGATTCTCGTCCGTGGGCCGATCGAGCGGAACGAGGTTCCCCTGATCCTCGAGGACAGTCATGGCAAGGCCGCAATCTCGGCGCTTCCCTATGGCGAGATTTACGCTGCGCGGCGTGCCTTTGACATAGAGGGCATCCGGTCGCCGGAGGATGTGCTGCGGGCACAGATAGAAGCGGCAAAGGCGCACGTGCCTGAGGGAGCTCGTTGGATCGTCGTGGCCCATGCATTCGTGACGAACTGCCAGCCGACGGAGAGTGAGCGTCGGCTTTCGGTTGGAGCTGTCGAGACCGTGTCTGCCGGCATTTTCGACGGCGCGCATTACGTGGCTCTCGGTCACCTCCATCGCCCGCAAACGGCGGGTGCAAATACAATCCGTTACAGCGGCTCTCCTCTGGCGTTCGGTTTCGACGAGGCTGGTACGACGAAGTCGATGACAGTCTTCGATCTCGATGGAAGCGGTCAGGTGGTCGATCTACGAGCCGTGGACTTCAAGCCCTTGAGACCGGTTCGCGAGGTGAGGGGACTTTTGGACGGACTTGTTGCGGACGCCAAAGCCAACCCAAGCGAGGACTACATCCGAGCGATCCTCTTGGATGAGGGCGCATTGATCGAGCCCGCTGCCCAGCTGAGACCACACTACCCGAACATCCTACAGACTCTGCGGGAGAGAAGGCAGGACCTGGTGATGAGTAGCGCCGGGCGTGCACTGTCAAAACTCGACGATCCCGTCGGCGTCATCGGTGAGTTCCTGACTTACGTCCGTGGTGAAGACGTCACCGAGAGAGAGACGGAAGTTGTCAAAACTGTTCTCGACCGACCGGCGCTGGAGGACATGTCATGA